The following proteins are co-located in the Scomber scombrus chromosome 2, fScoSco1.1, whole genome shotgun sequence genome:
- the LOC133996497 gene encoding putative leucine-rich repeat-containing protein DDB_G0290503 isoform X12 produces the protein MRRAAGFLVLLLCLYWTRAQGESGGVTGNDITQTEIQSEILGDQTNITPDIWAELKELRDMAIEHSVELRNSKSKMEKLEQENTVLEARMNASENEVEELKRQNTDMMARLKINEHGMEELKRENTVLEARMNASENEVVKLKIESADMMARLKISEHVMEELKRENTDLLHRVTSVEDKNKVLEARMNTSENEVEELKIESADMMARLKISENEVEELKRQNADQPKVAFSIGLTDSGLIGPFNTDITLKFSKVITNIGQAYSPSTGLFTAPVRGAYYFSFTTLDRRSSAYRNIYIYHNDKRMLLSYNYSANANESVSNSLVLQLEKGDVVYLVLPAGYSVYDDSGDITTFNGFLLFPL, from the exons ATGAGGCGTGCCGCAGGTTTTCTGGTGTTGCTGCTCTGTCTGTACTGGACGAGGGCTCAGGGTGAGAGTGGAGGGGTGACAGGGAATGATATCACTCAGACGGAGATTCAGTCTGAGATCCTGGGTGATCAGACCAACATCACCCCTGACATCTGGGCTGAGCTGAAGGAGCTGAGAGACATGGCCATCGAACACAGTGTGGAGCTGAGGAACAGCAAGAGCAAGATGGAGAAGCTGGAGCAGGAGAATACAG tgttggaGGCCAGAATGAACGCCAGTGAAAACGAGGTGGAGGAGCTCAAGAGACAGAATACAG ATATGATGGCCAGATTGAAAATCAATGAACATGGGATGGAGGAGCTcaagagagagaacacag tgttggaGGCCAGAATGAACGCCAGTGAAAATGAAGTGGTGAAGCTCAAGATAGAGAGTGCAG ATATGATGGCAAGATTGAAAATCAGTGAACATGTGATGGAGGAGCTcaagagagagaacacag ATCTTCTACACAGAGTAACATCAGTTGAAGATAAGAACAAAG TATTGGAGGCCAGAATGAACACCAGTGAAAACGAGGTGGAGGAGCTCAAGATAGAGAGTGCAG ATATGATGGCCAGATTGAAAATCAGTGAAAACGAGGTGGAGGAGCTCAAGAGACAGAATGCAG accaACCAAAGGTGGCGTTCTCAATTGGTCTCACTGACAGCGGACTAATTGGACCCTTCAATACTGACATCACACTTAAGTTCAGTAAAGTCATCACCAACATTGGTCAGGCCTACAGTCCATCTACAG GTCTCTTCACAGCCCCAGTCAGAGGAGCCTACTACTTCTCATTCACTACACTGGATAGACGGAGTAGCGCATACAGGAATATTTATATCTATCACAATGACAAGAGAATGTTGTTGAGTTATAATTACAGTGCAAATGCCAACGAAAGTGTTTCTAATTCACTGGTTCTTCAGCTGGAAAAGGGGGATGTGGTCTATCTGGTTTTACCTGCCGGCTATAGTGTATATGATGATTCTGGTGATATTACTACCTTTAACGGATTTCTGTTATTTCCACTGTGA
- the LOC133996497 gene encoding putative leucine-rich repeat-containing protein DDB_G0290503 isoform X9: MRRAAGFLVLLLCLYWTRAQGESGGVTGNDITQTEIQSEILGDQTNITPDIWAELKELRDMAIEHSVELRNSKSKMEKLEQENTAIQARLTASEYKNAVLEARMNASENEVEELKRQNTDMMARLKINEHGMEELKRENTVLEARMNASENEVVKLKIESADMMARLKISEHVMEELKRENTDLLHRVTSVEDKNKVLEARMNTSENEVEELKIESADMMARLKISENEVEELKRQNADQPKVAFSIGLTDSGLIGPFNTDITLKFSKVITNIGQAYSPSTGLFTAPVRGAYYFSFTTLDRRSSAYRNIYIYHNDKRMLLSYNYSANANESVSNSLVLQLEKGDVVYLVLPAGYSVYDDSGDITTFNGFLLFPL; the protein is encoded by the exons ATGAGGCGTGCCGCAGGTTTTCTGGTGTTGCTGCTCTGTCTGTACTGGACGAGGGCTCAGGGTGAGAGTGGAGGGGTGACAGGGAATGATATCACTCAGACGGAGATTCAGTCTGAGATCCTGGGTGATCAGACCAACATCACCCCTGACATCTGGGCTGAGCTGAAGGAGCTGAGAGACATGGCCATCGAACACAGTGTGGAGCTGAGGAACAGCAAGAGCAAGATGGAGAAGCTGGAGCAGGAGAATACAG CCATACAGGCCAGACTGACAGCCAGTGAATACAAGAATGCAG tgttggaGGCCAGAATGAACGCCAGTGAAAACGAGGTGGAGGAGCTCAAGAGACAGAATACAG ATATGATGGCCAGATTGAAAATCAATGAACATGGGATGGAGGAGCTcaagagagagaacacag tgttggaGGCCAGAATGAACGCCAGTGAAAATGAAGTGGTGAAGCTCAAGATAGAGAGTGCAG ATATGATGGCAAGATTGAAAATCAGTGAACATGTGATGGAGGAGCTcaagagagagaacacag ATCTTCTACACAGAGTAACATCAGTTGAAGATAAGAACAAAG TATTGGAGGCCAGAATGAACACCAGTGAAAACGAGGTGGAGGAGCTCAAGATAGAGAGTGCAG ATATGATGGCCAGATTGAAAATCAGTGAAAACGAGGTGGAGGAGCTCAAGAGACAGAATGCAG accaACCAAAGGTGGCGTTCTCAATTGGTCTCACTGACAGCGGACTAATTGGACCCTTCAATACTGACATCACACTTAAGTTCAGTAAAGTCATCACCAACATTGGTCAGGCCTACAGTCCATCTACAG GTCTCTTCACAGCCCCAGTCAGAGGAGCCTACTACTTCTCATTCACTACACTGGATAGACGGAGTAGCGCATACAGGAATATTTATATCTATCACAATGACAAGAGAATGTTGTTGAGTTATAATTACAGTGCAAATGCCAACGAAAGTGTTTCTAATTCACTGGTTCTTCAGCTGGAAAAGGGGGATGTGGTCTATCTGGTTTTACCTGCCGGCTATAGTGTATATGATGATTCTGGTGATATTACTACCTTTAACGGATTTCTGTTATTTCCACTGTGA
- the LOC133996497 gene encoding uncharacterized protein LOC133996497 isoform X10, whose protein sequence is MRRAAGFLVLLLCLYWTRAQGESGGVTGNDITQTEIQSEILGDQTNITPDIWAELKELRDMAIEHSVELRNSKSKMEKLEQENTVLENVVKELQRENTVLEARMNASENEVEELKRQNTDMMARLKINEHGMEELKRENTVLEARMNASENEVVKLKIESADMMARLKISEHVMEELKRENTDLLHRVTSVEDKNKVLEARMNTSENEVEELKIESADMMARLKISENEVEELKRQNADQPKVAFSIGLTDSGLIGPFNTDITLKFSKVITNIGQAYSPSTGLFTAPVRGAYYFSFTTLDRRSSAYRNIYIYHNDKRMLLSYNYSANANESVSNSLVLQLEKGDVVYLVLPAGYSVYDDSGDITTFNGFLLFPL, encoded by the exons ATGAGGCGTGCCGCAGGTTTTCTGGTGTTGCTGCTCTGTCTGTACTGGACGAGGGCTCAGGGTGAGAGTGGAGGGGTGACAGGGAATGATATCACTCAGACGGAGATTCAGTCTGAGATCCTGGGTGATCAGACCAACATCACCCCTGACATCTGGGCTGAGCTGAAGGAGCTGAGAGACATGGCCATCGAACACAGTGTGGAGCTGAGGAACAGCAAGAGCAAGATGGAGAAGCTGGAGCAGGAGAATACAG TTTTGGAAAATGTGGTCAAAGAGCTCCAGAGAGAGAACACAG tgttggaGGCCAGAATGAACGCCAGTGAAAACGAGGTGGAGGAGCTCAAGAGACAGAATACAG ATATGATGGCCAGATTGAAAATCAATGAACATGGGATGGAGGAGCTcaagagagagaacacag tgttggaGGCCAGAATGAACGCCAGTGAAAATGAAGTGGTGAAGCTCAAGATAGAGAGTGCAG ATATGATGGCAAGATTGAAAATCAGTGAACATGTGATGGAGGAGCTcaagagagagaacacag ATCTTCTACACAGAGTAACATCAGTTGAAGATAAGAACAAAG TATTGGAGGCCAGAATGAACACCAGTGAAAACGAGGTGGAGGAGCTCAAGATAGAGAGTGCAG ATATGATGGCCAGATTGAAAATCAGTGAAAACGAGGTGGAGGAGCTCAAGAGACAGAATGCAG accaACCAAAGGTGGCGTTCTCAATTGGTCTCACTGACAGCGGACTAATTGGACCCTTCAATACTGACATCACACTTAAGTTCAGTAAAGTCATCACCAACATTGGTCAGGCCTACAGTCCATCTACAG GTCTCTTCACAGCCCCAGTCAGAGGAGCCTACTACTTCTCATTCACTACACTGGATAGACGGAGTAGCGCATACAGGAATATTTATATCTATCACAATGACAAGAGAATGTTGTTGAGTTATAATTACAGTGCAAATGCCAACGAAAGTGTTTCTAATTCACTGGTTCTTCAGCTGGAAAAGGGGGATGTGGTCTATCTGGTTTTACCTGCCGGCTATAGTGTATATGATGATTCTGGTGATATTACTACCTTTAACGGATTTCTGTTATTTCCACTGTGA
- the LOC133996497 gene encoding uveal autoantigen with coiled-coil domains and ankyrin repeats-like isoform X6 — protein sequence MRRAAGFLVLLLCLYWTRAQGESGGVTGNDITQTEIQSEILGDQTNITPDIWAELKELRDMAIEHSVELRNSKSKMEKLEQENTAIQARLTASEYKNAVLENVVKELQRENTVLEARMNASENEVEELKRQNTDMMARLKINEHGMEELKRENTVLEARMNASENEVVKLKIESADMMARLKISEHVMEELKRENTDLLHRVTSVEDKNKVLEARMNTSENEVEELKIESADMMARLKISENEVEELKRQNADQPKVAFSIGLTDSGLIGPFNTDITLKFSKVITNIGQAYSPSTGLFTAPVRGAYYFSFTTLDRRSSAYRNIYIYHNDKRMLLSYNYSANANESVSNSLVLQLEKGDVVYLVLPAGYSVYDDSGDITTFNGFLLFPL from the exons ATGAGGCGTGCCGCAGGTTTTCTGGTGTTGCTGCTCTGTCTGTACTGGACGAGGGCTCAGGGTGAGAGTGGAGGGGTGACAGGGAATGATATCACTCAGACGGAGATTCAGTCTGAGATCCTGGGTGATCAGACCAACATCACCCCTGACATCTGGGCTGAGCTGAAGGAGCTGAGAGACATGGCCATCGAACACAGTGTGGAGCTGAGGAACAGCAAGAGCAAGATGGAGAAGCTGGAGCAGGAGAATACAG CCATACAGGCCAGACTGACAGCCAGTGAATACAAGAATGCAG TTTTGGAAAATGTGGTCAAAGAGCTCCAGAGAGAGAACACAG tgttggaGGCCAGAATGAACGCCAGTGAAAACGAGGTGGAGGAGCTCAAGAGACAGAATACAG ATATGATGGCCAGATTGAAAATCAATGAACATGGGATGGAGGAGCTcaagagagagaacacag tgttggaGGCCAGAATGAACGCCAGTGAAAATGAAGTGGTGAAGCTCAAGATAGAGAGTGCAG ATATGATGGCAAGATTGAAAATCAGTGAACATGTGATGGAGGAGCTcaagagagagaacacag ATCTTCTACACAGAGTAACATCAGTTGAAGATAAGAACAAAG TATTGGAGGCCAGAATGAACACCAGTGAAAACGAGGTGGAGGAGCTCAAGATAGAGAGTGCAG ATATGATGGCCAGATTGAAAATCAGTGAAAACGAGGTGGAGGAGCTCAAGAGACAGAATGCAG accaACCAAAGGTGGCGTTCTCAATTGGTCTCACTGACAGCGGACTAATTGGACCCTTCAATACTGACATCACACTTAAGTTCAGTAAAGTCATCACCAACATTGGTCAGGCCTACAGTCCATCTACAG GTCTCTTCACAGCCCCAGTCAGAGGAGCCTACTACTTCTCATTCACTACACTGGATAGACGGAGTAGCGCATACAGGAATATTTATATCTATCACAATGACAAGAGAATGTTGTTGAGTTATAATTACAGTGCAAATGCCAACGAAAGTGTTTCTAATTCACTGGTTCTTCAGCTGGAAAAGGGGGATGTGGTCTATCTGGTTTTACCTGCCGGCTATAGTGTATATGATGATTCTGGTGATATTACTACCTTTAACGGATTTCTGTTATTTCCACTGTGA
- the LOC133996497 gene encoding golgin subfamily A member 3-like isoform X8, which produces MRRAAGFLVLLLCLYWTRAQGESGGIQSEILGDQTNITPDIWAELKELRDMAIEHSVELRNSKSKMEKLEQENTAIQARLTASEYKNAVLENVVKELQRENTVLEARMNASENEVEELKRQNTDMMARLKINEHGMEELKRENTVLEARMNASENEVVKLKIESADMMARLKISEHVMEELKRENTDLLHRVTSVEDKNKVLEARMNTSENEVEELKIESADMMARLKISENEVEELKRQNADQPKVAFSIGLTDSGLIGPFNTDITLKFSKVITNIGQAYSPSTGLFTAPVRGAYYFSFTTLDRRSSAYRNIYIYHNDKRMLLSYNYSANANESVSNSLVLQLEKGDVVYLVLPAGYSVYDDSGDITTFNGFLLFPL; this is translated from the exons ATGAGGCGTGCCGCAGGTTTTCTGGTGTTGCTGCTCTGTCTGTACTGGACGAGGGCTCAGGGTGAGAGTGGAGGG ATTCAGTCTGAGATCCTGGGTGATCAGACCAACATCACCCCTGACATCTGGGCTGAGCTGAAGGAGCTGAGAGACATGGCCATCGAACACAGTGTGGAGCTGAGGAACAGCAAGAGCAAGATGGAGAAGCTGGAGCAGGAGAATACAG CCATACAGGCCAGACTGACAGCCAGTGAATACAAGAATGCAG TTTTGGAAAATGTGGTCAAAGAGCTCCAGAGAGAGAACACAG tgttggaGGCCAGAATGAACGCCAGTGAAAACGAGGTGGAGGAGCTCAAGAGACAGAATACAG ATATGATGGCCAGATTGAAAATCAATGAACATGGGATGGAGGAGCTcaagagagagaacacag tgttggaGGCCAGAATGAACGCCAGTGAAAATGAAGTGGTGAAGCTCAAGATAGAGAGTGCAG ATATGATGGCAAGATTGAAAATCAGTGAACATGTGATGGAGGAGCTcaagagagagaacacag ATCTTCTACACAGAGTAACATCAGTTGAAGATAAGAACAAAG TATTGGAGGCCAGAATGAACACCAGTGAAAACGAGGTGGAGGAGCTCAAGATAGAGAGTGCAG ATATGATGGCCAGATTGAAAATCAGTGAAAACGAGGTGGAGGAGCTCAAGAGACAGAATGCAG accaACCAAAGGTGGCGTTCTCAATTGGTCTCACTGACAGCGGACTAATTGGACCCTTCAATACTGACATCACACTTAAGTTCAGTAAAGTCATCACCAACATTGGTCAGGCCTACAGTCCATCTACAG GTCTCTTCACAGCCCCAGTCAGAGGAGCCTACTACTTCTCATTCACTACACTGGATAGACGGAGTAGCGCATACAGGAATATTTATATCTATCACAATGACAAGAGAATGTTGTTGAGTTATAATTACAGTGCAAATGCCAACGAAAGTGTTTCTAATTCACTGGTTCTTCAGCTGGAAAAGGGGGATGTGGTCTATCTGGTTTTACCTGCCGGCTATAGTGTATATGATGATTCTGGTGATATTACTACCTTTAACGGATTTCTGTTATTTCCACTGTGA